GATTATGAGTATATATAAATTAACATTCTGATATTTCAGAATTAGTCCCGTAGATTTATTTGGGGCTGAATTTTATGCTGGGTCTGGCTTTTGTAAAGAATTGAATATCAATGATTTGATTTTTAAGTGAAATATCATTTTGTTACAACAATGCTAATATAGCAGGTGCATGATACTGGTTGATAAAAAGAGAACCAGGCATCGTTTTTAAACCGACATAGATCAGTGACGTAGGGAACTTAGTATGAAACGCGCGTTAACGTTACTTGGTATGGTATTCGCAACGTATCTGGCGGGCAGTAGTGCGGCCAGCGCCACGGAATACCCGCTACCGCCGGCAAACAGCCGTCTTATCGGCGAGAACATCGCTTATACCGTCCCCAATGATGGTCGCCCATTGGAAGCCATTGCCGCTGATTTTAAAATTGGCCTGCTAGGGATGCTGGAGGCTAACCCCGGCACCGATCCCTATCTGCCGACAGCCGGTTCAACATTAACTATACCTACTCAGATGCTGTTGCCGGATACGCCGCGCGAGGGCATCGTGGTTAACCTTGCGGAATTGCGGCTTTACTATTATCCGAAGGGGACGAATACCGTTATCGTGTATCCAATCGGTATTGGCCAACTGGGGCGTAAAACGCCGCTGATGGTAACGTCGGTGTCGGAGAAGCGTGCGAATCCGACCTGGACGCCGACAGCGAATATCCGAAAACACTATCTGGAAGAGCAGGGCATCGTGCTGCCAGCGGTGGTGCCCGCCGGGCCGGATAATCCAATGGGGCTTTTCGCGCTGCGTCTGGCGGCGCATGGCGGCGTGTATCTGATTCACGGCACCAATGCGAATTTTGGCATCGGCATGCGCGTCAGCTCCGGCTGTATCCGGTTGCGTCCCGATGATATCGAAGCGTTGTTTAATTCCGTCCCTGTCGGCACGCGGGTACAAATCGTCAATGATGCGATCAAGACGTCGGTTGAGCCTGATGGCAAACGCTATGTAGAAGTTCACCAGCCGCTGTCTCGAACCGATCAGGACGACCCGCAGACCATGCCGATCGACATCAATAAAAAGGCGAAGGCGTTTATTGATAATGCGGAT
This window of the Brenneria goodwinii genome carries:
- a CDS encoding L,D-transpeptidase family protein, with product MKRALTLLGMVFATYLAGSSAASATEYPLPPANSRLIGENIAYTVPNDGRPLEAIAADFKIGLLGMLEANPGTDPYLPTAGSTLTIPTQMLLPDTPREGIVVNLAELRLYYYPKGTNTVIVYPIGIGQLGRKTPLMVTSVSEKRANPTWTPTANIRKHYLEEQGIVLPAVVPAGPDNPMGLFALRLAAHGGVYLIHGTNANFGIGMRVSSGCIRLRPDDIEALFNSVPVGTRVQIVNDAIKTSVEPDGKRYVEVHQPLSRTDQDDPQTMPIDINKKAKAFIDNADTDGKTVADAIVRRSGMPVLVNVGQDINTYQEALHAVSEGAETQDAAPITSISTSE